In a single window of the Rhopalosiphum padi isolate XX-2018 chromosome 1, ASM2088224v1, whole genome shotgun sequence genome:
- the LOC132932401 gene encoding small nuclear ribonucleoprotein Sm D3: MSIGVPIKVLHEAEGHIVTCETIDGEVYRGKLIEAEDNMNCQVSHVTVTYRDGRVAQMENVYVRGSKVRFIILPDMLRNAPMFKSKMTMGGAAGRGKSGMIRSSVGRGRGRGGPPMGRGGPPMGRGGPPAAGSWNQRR; the protein is encoded by the exons ATGTCTATCGGCGTTCCTATTAAAGTGTTGCACGAAGCTGAGGGTCATATCGTCACATGCGAAACAATTGATGGCGAAGTTTATCGCGGTAAGCTTATTGAGGCTGAAGACAACATGAACTGCCAg GTGTCGCATGTGACAGTTACGTACAGAGATGGACGCGTTGCCCAAATGGAGAATGTGTATGTAAGAGGATCAAAAGTTCGTTTCATTATACTACCTGACATGCTTCGGAATGCTCCtatgtttaaaagtaaaatgacTATGGGTGGAGCAGCAGGACGTGGAAAGAGTGGAATGATACGGTCATCGG ttggaCGAGGTCGAGGACGCGGTGGACCTCCTATGGGTCGTGGAGGACCTCCCATGGGACGCGGTGGACCTCCAGCGGCTGGATCATGGAATCAAagacgttaa